Proteins found in one Quercus robur chromosome 2, dhQueRobu3.1, whole genome shotgun sequence genomic segment:
- the LOC126715277 gene encoding glucan endo-1,3-beta-glucosidase 8: MAQTRVLVLESISYCSILLFFLVFMGMLHSCLSVGVNWGTQATQKLPPDTVVKMLRENGFKKLKLFEADERILGALIGTEIEVMLGIPNNMLQMMCEDPGAAASWVDANVTSYSYTGGVHVQYVAVGNEPFLESYNGTYLECTLPALRNIQDALNKAGLGSKVKATIPFNADIYFSPDSNPVPSAGDFRAQLRDRTIEIIQYLYRNNAPFTVNIYPFLSLYGNKYFPFDYAFFDGTSKPVKDGDKQYTNAFDANFDTLVWALFKAGYADMPIIVGEIGWPTDGDINANVQNAKKFNQKLLQHVLSGKGTPARKGKIDIYLFSLLDENAKSIAPGGFERHWGIFEFDGKPKYELDLLGLGEDKGLVPAEDVKYMPKRWCVMNRQANDIEDLPDSIDYACSRSDCTALGYGSSCNHLRSVEENASYAFNMYYQVNNQNDYSCDFSGLAIVTNDDPSEEDCQFPVMISYGSPLLLHSGLSDAFIRIIEGFVLFLILLN, encoded by the exons atggcacaaACAAGAGTACTAGTACTAGAGTCTATCAGTTATTGTTCAATATTgttgttttttcttgttttcatggGCATGTTGCATAGTTGCTTGAGTGTTGGGGTGAACTGGGGAACCCAGGCCACACAGAAACTCCCACCTGATACGGTGGTGAAAATGCTGAGGGAAAATGGGTTTAAAAAATTGAAGCTTTTTGAGGCAGATGAGAGGATTTTGGGGGCTCTGATAGGGACTGAAATTGAAGTGATGCTAGGAATACCCAATAACATGTTGCAGATGATGTGTGAGGATCCTGGTGCTGCAGCTTCATGGGTGGATGCCAATGTCACTAGTTATTCCTACACTGGTGGAGTCCATGTCCA GTATGTTGCTGTAGGCAATGAACCTTTCCTTGAATCTTACAATGGAACCTATCTAGAATGCACACTACCAGCCCTCAGAAATATCCAGGACGCACTCAACAAAGCTGGTTTGGGGTCCAAGGTCAAAGCCACAATCCCCTTTAATGCAGACATCTACTTCTCACCAGACTCAAACCCGGTGCCATCTGCTGGTGACTTCAGGGCTCAACTCCGAGACCGCACAATTGAAATAATCCAATACCTATACAGAAATAATGCGCCTTTCACTGTCAACATCTACCCCTTCCTCAGTCTTTATGGCAACAAATATTTCCCCTTCGACTATGCATTCTTTGATGGAACAAGCAAACCTGTTAAAGATGGTGATAAACAATACACCAATGCTTTTGATGCAAATTTCGACACTCTAGTCTGGGCTTTATTTAAAGCTGGTTATGCTGATATGCCAATCATAGTTGGAGAAATTGGGTGGCCAACTGATGGTGATATAAATGCAAATGTccaaaatgcaaagaaattcaaCCAGAAATTGCTCCAACATGTTTTGAGTGGAAAGGGAACCCCAGCTCGGAAAGGTAAAATTGACATATATTTATTCAGCcttcttgatgagaatgctAAAAGCATTGCTCCTGGTGGCTTTGAAAGGCATTGGGGGATATTTGAGTTTGATGGGAAGCCAAAGTATGAACTAGATTTGTTGGGCTTGGGAGAGGATAAAGGTCTAGTTCCAGCAGAAGATGTGAAATACATGCCCAAAAGGTGGTGTGTTATGAATCGCCAGGCTAATGATATAGAGGACCTGCCAGACAGTATTGACTATGCTTGTAGCCGATCAGATTGCACTGCTTTGGGCTATGGATCTTCGTGTAATCATCTAAGAAGCGTGGAAGAGAATGCCTCTTATGCTTTCAACATGTACTATCAAGTCAATAACCAGAATGATTATTCTTGTGATTTTTCTGGTTTGGCTATTGTGACTAATGATGATCCGTCTGAAGAGGACTGCCAGTTCCCAGTGATGATTTCTTATGGTTCTCCGTTGCTGCTGCATAGTGGACTTTCAGATGCATTTATAAGAATCATTGAGGGATTTGTGTTGTTTTTGATTCTGCTAAACTGA
- the LOC126715278 gene encoding uncharacterized protein LOC126715278 encodes MASLTPGILLKLLQSMNSTSRVTGDHRSALLQVIGIVPALAGSDLWPNHGFYVQLSDSLNSTYVSLSESDNELILTNRLQLGQFVYVDRFDFDSPVPRVCGIRPIAGRHAFVGTPEPLVARISASKREFVIQPVTADSDRSADPIAVYLSSRRSDESRSDSESERKESMKSESKAEKGRRSSSRRALAPIGNVGGDSDEPKVPDRPQRFSSPAASKRSVSVGKKNVGVAAERDPSPAGKGKRSASPVPSKCVVPSLIAAREENRKTSKEPAIVVPSRYRQASPSGRRQASPNSRRTSLSPGRRLSGVKLSPMVAAADSTSKKKMASIVAGISKVSEALVGSAKTNRKSWDEPPPSAADAAATSAPVEPKEKAVSKKKPDPQAILRTQAAIARRISDVNGRRPNTDDSPTDEKTKPSSPDSHLNGEKPNFEALGIAVHEKKWTDGSVPLDAVSSNLARLGKEAMQRRVLASAAAAEALEEALATESIVRSLSMFSELSSESKAGNPLPTIDRFFTIYNNVVKFTVIAESVASSHNADTPNDIIPSEKSKSISLWVEAALATDLQIVSLLTSQDPEPPSTLQKSLSKRQSHNAPTKNHLKTSSCPQSNPSHGVWTRGHGMKDTVELANKLLSEMQIWFLRFVEESLEAGFRVFRESATDGSKTISLDGGSIAVVLSQLKRVNDWLDLVISKGDELLTEKVERLKRKIYGFVIQHVGTTFD; translated from the exons ATGGCTTCTCTCACACCAGGAATCCTCCTGAAGCTCCTCCAATCAATGAACTCCACGTCTCGCGTCACCGGCGACCACCGCTCCGCTCTCCTCCAAGTCATCGGCATAGTCCCCGCACTCGCCGGCTCTGACCTCTGGCCCAACCACGGCTTCTACGTTCAGCTCTCCGATTCTCTCAACTCTACTTACGTTTCTCTCTCTGAAAGCGACAACGAGCTCATCTTAACCAACCGATTGCAGCTCGGCCAGTTCGTCTACGTCGACCGCTTCGACTTCGACTCGCCTGTCCCGCGCGTGTGCGGCATTCGCCCTATCGCCGGCCGCCACGCCTTCGTCGGAACTCCCGAGCCTCTCGTCGCGCGTATTTCGGCCTCGAAGCGCGAGTTCGTGATTCAACCCGTGACGGCCGATTCGGATCGGTCGGCGGATCCGATTGCGGTTTACTTGTCGAGCAGGAGATCAGACGAGTCTCGAAGCGATAGCGAAAGCGAGAGGAAGGAGTCGATGAAAAGTGAATCGAAAGCTGAAAAGGGAAGAAGATCAAGTTCAAGGCGGGCTTTAGCGCCTATTGGAAATGTAGGAGGAGATTCCGATGAACCAAAAGTTCCCGATCGGCCTCAGAGGTTCTCATCCCCTGCGGCGTCTAAAAGATCGGTATCGGTCGGGAAGAAGAATGTCGGTGTTGCGGCGGAGAGAGATCCATCGCCGGCCGGAAAAGGAAAGAGATCGGCGTCTCCGGTGCCGTCCAAATGCGTGGTTCCGAGCTTGATTGCAGCACGCGAAGAGAATCGGAAAACGTCGAAGGAACCGGCGATTGTCGTGCCGTCGAGGTACCGGCAAGCGTCTCCGTCGGGGCGGAGACAAGCTTCACCTAATTCACGCAGGACTTCGCTTTCTCCGGGGAGGAGATTATCAGGTGTGAAGCTCTCGCCAATGGTGGCCGCTGCGGATTCGACCAGTAAGAAGAAGATGGCGAGTATTGTGGCCGGAATTTCGAAAGTCTCAGAAGCACTTGTTGGCTCTGCAAAGACAAATAGGAAGAGCTGGGATGAGCCGCCGCCATCAGCGGCAGACGCGGCAGCAACCTCAGCCCCTGTGGAGCCAAAAGAGAAGGCTGTATCAAAGAAGAAACCGGATCCGCAAGCAATTTTGCGGACTCAG GCTGCAATTGCTAGACGTATAAGTGATGTGAATGGTCGAAGACCTAATACGGATGATTCTCCAACTGATGAGAAAACAAAACCTAGTTCTCCTGACAGTCATCTGAATGGGGAGAAACCTAACTTTGAAGCTCTTGGCATCGCTGTTCATGAAAAGAAATGGACTGATGGTAGCGTTCCATTGGATGCAGTGTCTTCAAATCTTGCTAGGCTTGGAAAG GAGGCCATGCAAAGGAGAGTTCTTGCTTCTGCAGCTGCAGCTGAAGCATTGGAGGAAGCCCTTGCTACTGAGTCTATTGTGAGGAGTTTAAG CATGTTCTCAGAACTCTCTTCTGAATCTAAGGCTGGAAATCCTCTGCCAACCATTGATCGGTTCTTCACAATCTATAACAATGTTGTGAAATTCACTGTGATTGCTGAATCAGTAGCTAGTAGCCACAATGCTGATACACCTAATGATATTATTCCCTCAGAGAAATCAAAATCTATTTCTCTCTGGGTAGAAGCTGCCTTGGCCACGGACCTTCAGATTGTCTCTCTTCTTACCAGCCAAGATCCTGAACCTCCATCAACTCTGCAGAAAAGTTTGTCAAAAAGACAATCTCACAATGCACCTACCAAGAACCATCTAAAAACTTCTTCATGTCCACAATCTAATCCTAGTCATGGGGTGTGGACAAGGGGACATGGAATGAAAGACACAGTTGAGCTTGCAAATAAGTTGCTGTCTGAAATGCAAATTTGGTTTCTAAGATTTGTCGAGGAGTCACTTGAAGCAGGATTTAGAGTGTTCAGAGAGAGTGCTACTGATGGGAGTAAAACAATCTCTCTTGATGGTGGCTCCATTGCAGTAGTGTTATCACAGTTGAAGCGAGTCAATGATTGGTTGGACCTTGTGATTTCAAAAGGGGATGAGCTACTGACAGAAAAGGTTGAGCGGTTGAAACGAAAGATCTATGGGTTTGTCATCCAACATGTTGGAACTACGTTTGATTGA